CAAGGTCTTTGGGATTTTACCTAAGGGCCAGGTAAGGCCCAAAGGGCCTGAAGCAAGggagaaaaaatttttattttttatatcattgGCTATACTGGGAAATAATGGTTTGGAGTGGGAAGAGAGTGTAGGAGGTTGACATTCATGGTTCCATCTTCCTGGTGATAGTGGATAGTGGGGGAAAGGGTGAGCAGATTCAAGAGATACTTAGGAAATGGAGTTGACAGCTTTTAGTcacaggcctggggtgggggacatAACTGATTGGAAGTCAAAAGTGGTTCTCATAGTAGTTTGAGTAGGGCAGGTGATaatgtgatgccatctgccactGGAGTGAGAAACATTGGGTCAAGTTGAGTTCATGGTGTTCTGGGTCAGGGGTGAGAAACATTGGGTCAAGTTGAGTTCATGGTATTCCGGGGTCAGGGCTCAGAGATGGTAGGTAGGTAGATGGGAATTTGGATCCATCTGGGAGAATGTAGCCAGGTTAGGAAGCACATCTGTGAGGTGCTAGCATAGAGTAATAAGTACCTGTGTAAGTCACAAGAAGATGTAGGATTGCCCAATGGGATTGGGATGAAATACTGGGGATGACAACGGGCCGGGACTAAAGGAGGGCAATGACCTTTGGACAAAGAGAATTTTGGATAGGGAAGTAGAAGACAATGCTACCATGTTTCAGAGAGTTCAGTAAGAGCAGACTTGAAAGAATTTCTGAAAAGTAAAAACATTGTCACCCTGGCAAAAACAGTATTTGGTGGCGCAGGAAGCAGGCTCTGGATTGGAAAGGACTGAAATACTGACTGAGATGGGAAAGGAGACAGCAAGTATAGATAGAATCTTACATTGAGCTATGAATTAGTGGTTCTAAGGGGGGCCCTTTGTGTACCTGGGAGAAACTTTGGCTTCTGAATATAGAGGGCAGAGTGAATAGTTTTGATTAAATGGGATCCTCTGGGAGGGAGTGTGCATGGAATTTGAAGCACAGGGGTGGGAGGAGTTTGTGTCCACAAGAAGTTTGTGGATTTCTTAGGATTTTCTCAAGTCTAGACTTGAGATCCTGTACTTCACTTACTCTGTCCTCCTGTTTTTTAGGAGTGTCCTTTGGTTTGGAAAGATAGGCAGTGTCATGTGGAAAGTGCTTAAGGAAGCCCTGAAGTGGCCAGTGCTGGAGAATGGGTTAAAGCATTGTGGGGGTACTTGAATCAGAGATTTACTAGGAAAGTGACAAAGGGAGATAGCACTCCTCAAAAGTGTAAAGGTTGGAGAGGGTTCAGGAGATGtatgggaaggaagaggaaatggggaTTGAAGGTCAAGATCTTTGGGGGGGACTGGTGGATGTTCCAGGTTATACCCTTAACCTTAGTGATAGACTTGTGAGTCCCTAAATCCAGGAGTACCAATTCTGCATGTAGTTTTCCACATTAAATATATCACAAGTAGAGACCTTTGAAGCTGCCAAGGTGAGGCTGGGCAAGTTTGTAAAGCTTTTTTCGATGGCTGACTCATTTCTGCGCATCGGTCTCTTAGATCATGAGATTAGCATCCTGTCAGGCCTAGTCACTCTGGAATGCTCAAGACACAAATGTCAGGGTGGTAGGTCAGGGCCTTGTTTAACATAGAAATCCCTAGGGACAGGGTAGCATGGCTGTGGCTAGTCACTTCTAACTGCTGCTTGATGGCTTGCAGACCTGCTTCGGATGTTCTTTGATGCCCTGTATGATGAGGATGTGGTGAAGGAGGACGCCTTCTACAGCTGGGAGAGCAGCAAGGATCCCGCTGAGCAGCAGGGCAAGGGAGTGGCCCTTAAATCTGTCACAGCTTTCTTCAATTGGCTTCGTGAGGCCGAGGAGGAGGAGTCCGACCACAACTGAGGGCGGGTGGGGCTGGGGACTTGGAGCCCCATGGACACGTGGATGGCCCGGCCAGCCGCCTGGACTGCAGGGGGGCGGCAGCAGCGGCGGCGGTGGTGGCAGTGGGTGCCTGTAGTGCGATGTGTCTGAGCTAATAAAGTGGCTGAAGAGGCAGGATGGCTTGGGGCTGCCTGGGGCCCCCCTCCAGGATGCTGCCAGGTGTCCCTTTCCCCCTGGGGCACagagatatattatatataaagtcTTGAAATTTGGTGTGTCTTGGGGGGAGGGCACCACCGCCTGCCCCTggggtccttttttattttctgaaaatcacTCTTGGGACTGCCGTCCTCGCTGCTGGGGGCATatgccccagcccctgcaccaCCCCTGCTGCTGCCTGGGCAGGGGGAAGGGGGGGGCACGGTGCCTGTAATTATTAAACATGAATTCAATTAAGCTCACTGCCTCTGCTTTATGGCCTGCTCCCTTTGGAGAAGGGGTATGGATAGGTGGGCATCTTTCTTTCCAGAGCTGGCACTGTAGCATTGTTCCTATAACCTGGCACCTCTCCTGACCCATGATTTTGGGCATCTGAGAAGCCACTGCCTTCCGGAGGGTTTAGGATCTTGGTGTGGATGTGAGGAGTTCACTCTTGGTTATGAGAGGAGAGGGAAGTCTGGTACCTGTGGAGTACTTATTAGAAGATAGTTGCCGGACTATTGCTCTTACCTGAATGTGATCCATTCCCCTGTGTGCCAAGAAGTCTCTGGGTTTTGTCAGATGGCAGAGAAGCCCTTCTGACTTAAGGATGTCCTCTTTTACTGAGGGGACTGGGTGAGCAAGATTTTCTGCCCTCGAGTAGTGTGGCAGCACTGCCCAGAGAGCACCTCCCCTGCCTTCAAGGTGGCTTGACAGAGGCTGGCGAGTACAGGACCAGCGGTTTCCGAACTCGGCCCTAAGCTCCCTCAGCGCGGCTGTGACGTCAGCTTTGTCCCGCCCGCTCTAGGTGGAGACGCGGGCGGTCACGCCCCTATGTTTACGTCACCGGCCCGGTTCCCTCTCCCGGGAGCGGCGACGGACGCGCggctcccaccccctcccctcaCGGGCTGTCCCCTCCCTGGTGGTGGCAGCGGCCGTACCCTTTGCGAGGCGATGGCCCGGGCCCCGAGCACGGGCTAGCGTGCTTGGGTGCCCGGCCATGGGCTGTATCGGCTCCCGGAGCCCGGCGGGTCAGGGTAAGAGGCGGAGGTCGGGCACCGTTGGGGAGTCGGGCTGCGGCCGCCCGATGCGCGGGCCGCGGGTGGGTGTGGGCCTTGAGGAGGGGGCTGGCGGCAGAAGGAGGAGCCTGCACCGGGGAGGCGGGCCAGGCCAGAGGAGGAAAATGGAATGAGCGAGGAGGGGGCTAGCCAGAGTCCGGTTCGCTCCGGTGGCCTGTCTGCTTCTTGGCTTTGCTAGGCAGACCATGGTCTCGCCGCCGTCCTGTATTCCCCCCACTCCTGAGGGTGGCCAGAGGCGCACAGCTTTGGGATGGACTGGGGCAGCTGAGGTCCCCGCCTCTACCGCCCCTGGCGACTGGCCTTGCGTGCCCACACACTCCCCTTTGCCTACACCTCTCCTCTCACTGTCTTGGGAGTGGCCCTGCCTTTCCCAGCTAGGTCGTTATTCTTTTAAGGAGGCAGCCTTGCAAACGCGGGCCAAGCACCTCATCACAGAGTTTTGGCCTAACACTTGCTCACCCTTCAGAGTCAGCTGATTGATCAAGGGGTCTAAGGCCCCATGTAGGGCACCTGTGAGCACCTGATCACCTCTCACCTCTtacaacttttaatttcatttctgcaccaccactaaaaacaaaaacaagtcacTCTTACACTGTGGAGGAAGGGGAGCTCAGAGGGAGGTCATCAAGGCTTTCTTCTCACAACTGTTGACCCCTGCTTGGGCCTTAGTTTCCATGGATGGCTATGCATTCAGGGGCCTGGCCTTAGTCCTATGCATCTAAGGTCTGCCAGGTTACTTTACTTCAGTGTCATGGAATTCACCAAAGCTAAGGCCAGGCAGGGACTTGTGATGTTAAGGGCTGGATTTGGAATGGGTTCTGGGCTTTTAGGGCAGGTGGTCAGTCACACAGGCCTTAGTATGGTTGGTACTTGAGATTCTTCAGAGCTAAACTCTGGCTGAGATTTGTACTTTCCTGGAGGGATTCTGGGATTTGTAGTCCTAAATAAACCTCATGGCTTTTGAAGCTGAGAAGCAGCAGGCTGCTCTGATCCCTCTGGCCTGCTTGAAGTTCAGGAAATCATCCCCTCCTGTAGTCAGGGGAGAGTTTGGCTGACCTCAGGACTGGCCTTGAGAACCCTGATTGGGTACCAGCTGGGGGCCAGGGATGGCCTGTAACCTGTCTTCCTTCTGGTTGGTAGCATTTCTGGGGACCACCAGCTGGCTGAGGCTCAGGGACAGAGACGGCTGCTCCAGCTAAAGGTCAGTTGTGATGTACATGGCCTGTTGGCACTGTCTAGGGGATGGGCCTTAGTTCCCCAAGCCCCAGAGAGCTTGGCTAGGCCCCTGGCACACCCACCTCCTCAAAGCCATGAGGCAGGAGTGTTCTCCTTATGTGACTAGGCACAAGTTCCAAGTGGGGAGGGGACTGGCTCAGCATCCGGAGCCAAAACAGGAATAGAACTGGGAGCTGAGCCTGGAGCAGTTCTGGGCTTTTGGTTCTCCGCATCAACACAGCCAGCATGCCTATGATTTCTGTGCTGGGCAAAATGTTTCTGTGGCAGCGTGAAGGGCCTGGAGGACGATGGACTTGTCAGACAAGTCGAAGAGGTGAGACTGGAGACCCTTGATGTGATCTGGGAGGTGATAAGAAGCTGAGGAGTTAGGTGCTCAGATGGCAAGAGGAAAATTACTCTGGCTTAGATGTTGGGAACCAGGCTGAAGCAAGAACAGAGAATTAGGAAAAGGCTTTAGGATGGGGCAGaaatcaggggggaaaaaaacatgtaAAGAGCTGCTGACCAGATAAGGCCGGTGAGGGGAAAGAACGAAGGCagtggaggagagaaggaagcgCAGCCAGCCTGCAAAGGGTCTGGGTagtggtggggagggggacagTGATGGTGGGAGAATTCAGTGTGCTTTCCAAGAGGAATGGTTAGGCTGAGAAACTGGAAGAAGATTTAGAAATTATCCATGTTTGGGTTTCACCGCTGAGTTTTGATGGCAAAATATTTGTAGAGGAGGAGGGTGGCCAGTGGGCTGCCACAAAGGAACCCTAGAGACCGAGCAGTGGGATAGGGGTTTTCGGAGTTGAGGAGACCCAGGTGGTGGCTGATGTTCTGGTTAGTGGGGGAGGGGATGCCAAGAAATGATATGGCAAGACTGGATGAAAATCGTGATCTTGGCAGAAGTGGGGGCCCAGCTGAATAGTCTTTCCCCATCTCCTCAGTGTCCTCGGACCCCGCGTGGGCTGTCGAGTGGATTGAACTTCCTCGTGGCATTTCTCTATCCTCTTTGGGATCTGCTCGGACCCTCCGAGGCTGGAGCCGGTCCTCTCGTCCTTCCTCGGTGGACAGCCAGGACTTGCCAGAGGTGCTTGGCCCTGGTGTCGGTGTGTTGGGGGGCAGGGACCGCATTTACATCCAGGGGATCTGtgttcccccacccccgcctcgCCAGCCTGCTTCGGGCCCCCTTTTCCTGCAAGCGGAGGCGCTATCCGGCCGACGGGCAGCAAGGCCGCCCCCGCGCGGGTCTGCTCGGCTCGGCTCTGTGCCAGCGGGCGGGCTTGCTCGCGCCTTCGGCGCTGACGTCAGCGCATCCCGGGCCGTATCCCGGGAGACCCTGTTGCATGGTGATGGGTTGCCAGGGAGACATACACCTTTTCTCTGGGCCTGGGCCGCAGCTGCGCGGAGCGCTGGGCACGGATGGCGGCGGCGCCTAGGGGGAgcgagaggagggagggagagcgaGCCTGGAAACACCCCGTAAGTGCTCCTCCCCTTAGGCCTGCCCGAAGGCTAACGGCGCCACCCTGGGGGCCCTGTCAGCCAGGTACTgaaggggaggggcagagggtgGGCTTGAGGGGCAGGTGGAGGCTGCTTTCGTGCAGGGTGGGAATATAGTAGAGGAGAGCAAGGCAACGCTGGGAAGCTGGGGTGTGCCTCCATTCATTGAGGAAAACATTTGTTGGGTTTGCTAAGGAGCACTGAGCCAGGTGCAGAGTAGAAGTAGGAACTCAGATGGGTCAGAATCAGGCCTTGCCATTCAGGGCTCCCCGAGGAGCCATACAAGGGCAATGCTGGGGGAAGGGTGTCAAAGAAAAGTCAGTCAGTCTGGGCTGAAAGCACCACTAGGAAGTGGCACTTGAGGCAGACCTTACATGGTAGGAAGCATTCTGTCAGTCAAGAAAGGCTTTCTGGCCCAGAAGAAAGCTGGGTTCCTTTTCCTGCAGGCCTGCAGGCTGTTTACTGACAGGGAAGGCATAGTGGGGTTGTATTGGACAGAGGGAACCAGTGGTGAATTCCAAGGAGGTCTGAAAGGAGGCAAGGGCCTCACAGAGCCTGGGTATGAAGCCTACACTGATGTCACTGAaaagattttaacttttataaaatttaatagagATATGCTGTGACCAGCTGCACTCCAGGAAAATTATTTGCTTACATTTAATAGCATGTCTCTCGTTATTCAGCCAatgtattttgagagagagattaCACTTTATTAGGCACTGTACTAAAATACTGGGGTGCATCAGTGACCACAACAGACAGAATTCTTCAAGGAGGTAAAGACCATTGAGAGAGACcaacaagaaaaggaaacacaCGAAATAGACCATAATTACATATTATGATTGATAGAAGATAGTGATTTCTTGGAGACTACATAGGGAGGACAGACTGGCAGGGTGGCCAGGAGGGTTCTTCTGAGGGGGTGATATTTCAGCCAACACTGGAAGGATGTTCAAAGGAGCCAACCAGCCataggaagagagggagggaaagagaatacTCACACATAACATCCTGGGCTGAGAAGATAAGAGTATGAGGAGGTTGGGGAACCCCAGCTTGTGCTAATCTGAGCAGGGATCTTTGAGGGCTTGAGGAAGGGCAGTGGGAGCAGAAAGGACGAGAGTGGTAGTAAAGGCAGTTTGGAGGTAGAATCATGAGGTTTTAACAGATGTGGGCAGGCAAAGAGCTTAGGGAAGAGCCGAGACTAATGTTGAGGTTTGACATCAGGCTGAATGAGAAAATGGTGGGGTGATACAAAATAagggagacaggaagcagagCCGAATGTTGGGAGAAGGTGTTGGTTAAATTTGGTCATGCTGAGTTTGTGGCTCTGGTAGATGGTCTAGGAATAGCTGGAATGTAGATCtgaaaagagaggaggaaggagcaaAGGGGAGAGGAAATTAAGGAAGTCTCTGATATTATAACCTTCTGCCTTCCTCATCTTTCCTCTCCCCAGAGCCCCCACTTCAGGGCTCTTCACTTCCTGACCTGCCTGTTTTTCCTCTGGTAGCCGGGAAGGTGGAGGTTAGCTATACTTCTGTTCCCTTGTGCCTGCCTGATGCTACATTGCTCCCTGGGAGTGCAGTTCACTGGTCCTAGTTTTAAGTTTCCCAGCACCACTGGGCCATATGTGCTGCTCTGGCATTCTTCCCAGTTCCCATGTCACCCTGATACCTTGGGTAGGGTATGGATATATTGGGGTGAAGATCAGTGCTGTCAGAGGGTACTGACCTTCTGATGGTGCCCCTCAAGGTGAATGTTGGAGACACAATCGCGATGCTGCCCAAGTCCCGGAGAGCCCTAACCATCCAGGAGATTGCTGCGCTGGCCAGATCCTCCCTGCATGGTATGCACCCACCTCCCATAGCCTCTGCCCATTTtgtcctttctcctccctttcaCACATATCTTTTGGAAGTCTTTCCTTTGGGCCTTGTCTGGGATCCTCCTTTTCCTAAAGAATCCCAGCCCTTCCTCCTACCCACATGCATTTGGATCCTTACTACCACTACCTTCCACTTCCCTTCCAGGTGTTTCTTGAACCATGATCCTTAAGaggcttctctctccttctcccacccCCAGGCATTTCCCAGGTGGTGAAGGATCACGTGACCAAGCCTACAGCCATGGCCCAGGGCCGGGTGGCTCACCTCATTGAGTGGAAGGGCTGGAGTAAGCCAAGTGACTCACCTGCTGCCCTGGAATCAGCCTTTTCCTCCTATTCAGACCTCAGTGAGGGTGAACAAGAGGCTCGCTTTGCAGCAGGTGGGTGGCATAAGGAGTCAGTCCTATACTGCTGCTTCTGATCTTGGGTCTGGCAGGGGGGTTGAAGTCTTTTCATACCCATCTCTGCTCTCCCATCTGCAAATTGATCCCTGGTCTTAGCTGAGCTCCTGTTAATGGATTCTGTATCCTCCTGATAGGAGTGGCAGAGCAGTTTGCTATCGCAGAAGCCAAGCTCCGGGCATGGTCTTCAGTGGATGGTGACGACTCCACTGACGACTCCTATGACGAGGACTTTGCTGGAGGAACTGACACAGGTGAGGGGCATTCTGTGCTGATCCTGTGTGCTGGGGTGGACTTGCCTGATAGGCCTTGTGGTTCACTCAGAGCCtttggaaggggaggggagagggacagACTGTTCAGGCAGACCTTGACACCCCAGGGGCAGGAGGGCTAGCCATACTCATGCATTGGGATATCAGTAGTTGGAAATAGAGTGGTTCCTTTCCTAGAGGTGCTGAGCCTTCTCTGCCCTTGTGTGCAGTTGGGCCTCactgtccttaaaaaaaaaaaaaaaaaaaaagcccagagaCCTCTGGACAACTCAAGTGCAGACATGTCTCCAGGAGGGTCTGTGGTGCCCTGGCCTTTTCCTCTCAGGCAGCCTTCTGGCTGGCTGTGGCAGGACAGATGAGCCGCAGTGCAGCACCTCACAGGGCACTGGCCCCAGGCAAACAGGAAGGCATGCTGGGCCTGGACTCCCACAGGGCTGTGCTGGCTCTGGCTCAGCATCCTTGCATTCCAGCTTGTGGGTCTTTCTCGGGGCCAGTGCCTGTGGAGGGGACCCTGCAGGGCTGCACAGCTGTGCTTAGCTCTCCTTTCATCTTGTTTCCCTGGAGTTCATGGCTGACTTTCTCTACAGCTTCTGGGCTCAAGCCTTACAGGACCCTGCCCCCAACCCCTAAGCCTTTGAAGATCACCCTCTCAGCCCCCACCCCTCCAGCTAGGTAATAATTCTCCATGGCACCCTCTATATCCGAGCAGACCCAGTGATTGTTGCTACAGTAAAAGGGGGACTGATTTGGATGCCCAGGCCAAGATGGAACCCCAATCCACAAGCATTTTCCTTTGATTGTATTCCAGGCCTTCTTTGACCCCTGAGATAATAACTAACATTTGTCTGAGGCTGTTACTACCCCATGTGGAATCTttgagcaaattttaaaaaggcacccCTTTCTCTGGTGGGCACAGCTTCAGGCCAGGGCATATCGCTCAGTGAGCTGGAATTCAGCCCACATTCACTGCCTTGTGCAGTGAACAACCTGCATGTGGTGGCTGTACATTTATTATTTGCTTCCTGTGTGCCTGACTCTTGTTCTCTCAACAACCCCACAAGGTAGGTGTTATTAGAATCCCTAATTCACCATGAAGAGAACTTTAAGGCATTGAAAGATTGTGTCTactccccagccccaaccccataGCAAGGATGGAGTGGGGCAGGGGAATGTGGCTTCCAGGTTGGGCAACTGAAATGGGGCCAGCAGAcctgtcttcttttctttccccctcgCAGACATGGCCGGGCAGTTGCCTCTGGGGCCCCACTTCCAGGATCTCTTCACCGGCCGAAGATTCTCCCGGCCTGTGCGCCAGGGCTCTGTGGAGCCTGAGAGCGACTGCTCGCAGACCGTGTCCCCAGACACCCTGTGCTCTAGTCTGTGCAGCCTGGAGGATGGGTTGCTGGGCTCCCCAGCCCGCCTGACCTCCCAGCTGCTGGGTGATGAGCTGCTCCTCGCCAAACTGCCCCCCAGCCGGGAAAGTGCCTTTCACAGCCTGGGCCCGTTGGAGGCCCAGGACTCGCTCTACAACTCGCCCCTCACGGAGTCCTGCCTTTCCCCTGCCGAAGAGGAGCCAGACCCTTGCAAGGACTGCCAGCCGCTTTGCCCACTACCAGTGGGCAGCTGGGAACGGCAGCGACAAGCCTCTGACATGGCCTCTTCTGGGGTGGTGTCCTTAGATGAGGATGAGGCAGAGCCAGAGGAACAGTGACTCAAATCATGCCTGGTGGTGGCATGTgtcccctggctgctgctggggGCAGAGCCTCCATGCCCAAGTGTTGGGTTCAAGGCTCTCAGCAAGCTCCTCAGCCTAGAGGGCTACTGGGAGTCCTCACTTGTCCGTTGTGTGTTTTGCAtgaaagtgtttggagaggagCCAGGGGCCGGGCTGGGGGCGCATGTCCTGCCCCCACTCCTGGGGTTTGCCGGGGGTTGCCCGGGGCCCCTGGGGCATGGCTACAGCTGTGGCAGACAGTGATGTTCATGTTCTCAAATccaaaatgccacattttctccTCGGATGATGTGAACCCCTGAGGGGGTTTTTCTGGGCTGTGGGATGGACTGGGAGGGAGCCTGGCcacctcctctgccctccccatgcctctctctgcttctctcctcACCTCCGAGTCCATGTGCAGTGCTTGATAGAATCACCTCCACCTGGGGGGCTGGCTCCTGTGGATTGAGCCACCCCCTAAGGACCCCTTGCCCAGCTGGGCACGTGCTGTGCTTCACCTCTCCATTGTCTCTaaatcttcttctttttccctaaaGACAGAGGGTTTCTGGTCTGTTTTTTCAGTCGGATCTTCTCTGGGAGGCACTGGAACAATGGAAGCATGTACCCTTTTCCTGCCCCTCCTTCCCATGAGGCCTGGGCCCTTTCCCAGCCTTCCAAGGATGTGTGGGCACTTGGAGTTCTCTTGAGGGTGGAGCTGGAAGAAAGGGTTGCTCTGGTTGTTAAAGCTGTGACTTCGATGTTCTTCCAGAGAGGGCCACAAGGGGGCCACAGGGGTGCCAGGAATATGTCAGCTGATGCCTGATGGTCATGAGGGAGTGCCTCTCCTAGGGGAGGCAAGGGTAGTGCCTTTCTTGGCTGAGTGAAAGGCCACAGTTACAGTACCAGGGACCCTGCCCCAGCCAGGGTGTTGATGACCCAGCATGGAGATCTTTGGCAGATCCTGTATTCCAAGGACACTGGAGTCCAGACTTTTATGGCTGTGGGGAGGGTAGGTGACTGCAGAATTAAGAGCCTTATAGGCTTTGGCAGGTAAGAGGACCCAAGGTAAGAACAAGAGCCAATGGGCACAAACATTCTATATATAAGTGGCTCATTAGgtgtttattttgttctatttaagaatttgttttattaaattaatataaaaatctttgtaAATCTCTATATACATCTGGTCATTGGAGGTTCCAGTATAAACCCATCTTAGTTCTACCTTTTTTCCCTTCAAAGGGGAGCAGGGGTCAAGTGACCCATCCTGCCAGGGTGGTGCCAATCTTCCTGCACTTGGAAATCTTCCTGCAGGTGGGTGCTGGGTGGGATTCCAGGTAGGATACACTGGGAGAAGCTAGCATCCCAGGTCTGGACAGGGGACTGGAGCTCCAGCTGCCTCCTGCTTTCCCAAGGCAAAAGGGATATGGCTACCACCATCCTGGGCCACCCACAGAAGGGTTCACTGGCACTTGTCGTCGCTGTCAGAAGGGCTGCCTTCCCGGGGAAGGCCGTGGCGGGAGCGGGGCCCCCAGAGTGCATGCACCTCAGTGGTCTCTGTGTCACTGCTGCTGGTGGCACTGTCTCGGAAGCTGGCAAGGGGTGGTCGGACTTTCACACCCTGTGCTGTGACAGAGCCCTCGATGGCCTTCCGAAGCTGGAAAATGAGAGTTGTCAGCTGTCTGGACTTGGAGCTTTCTGCTCAGGCCCCTCCCCAGCACTCCTATGGGGAAGTAAACATAAGCTTCCATGTCATTGGaaggggatgtggctttgtgggtTACTACTATCTCACCTCCTTTAGGGTAACAATTCCAATGAGTCTGCCAATACTGGTAACATAAGCATGGTCCACTCCCAGTAGTGAGAAGATGGTGTGAGTCTGCAGGGTGGAGAGAAAATACATTGGATTTGATGTTGGAAGGGGCAGTTCTGAAATCACAGGCCAAAGGGACCCAGGACAGGGTCTGTGGGGGTATCCCAGATAATGGGAAGAAGGGGACAGGTCTACTGGAAGGAAAATAGAATGTTTCTGTGCCTGTAGGCTTCAGAAACTTGATGGCTGAAATCCCTTATATCATTTTAATTGATGAGGTCACCCTCATGTCCctatgtttgttttgctttgggcCTTCTCCCAAGTTTTCAAATGTGATCCCCAGTAATTCAGAAATTGGGCTGAGTGTAGTGGCActcgactgtaatcccagcatcttgggagactgagacaggaggatcgtgagttcaaagccagcctcagcaacttaggccctaagcaacctagcaagaccctatctctaaata
This Marmota flaviventris isolate mMarFla1 chromosome 8, mMarFla1.hap1, whole genome shotgun sequence DNA region includes the following protein-coding sequences:
- the Fam131a gene encoding protein FAM131A isoform X1 is translated as MGCIGSRSPAGQVSSDPAWAVEWIELPRGISLSSLGSARTLRGWSRSSRPSSVDSQDLPEVNVGDTIAMLPKSRRALTIQEIAALARSSLHGISQVVKDHVTKPTAMAQGRVAHLIEWKGWSKPSDSPAALESAFSSYSDLSEGEQEARFAAGVAEQFAIAEAKLRAWSSVDGDDSTDDSYDEDFAGGTDTDMAGQLPLGPHFQDLFTGRRFSRPVRQGSVEPESDCSQTVSPDTLCSSLCSLEDGLLGSPARLTSQLLGDELLLAKLPPSRESAFHSLGPLEAQDSLYNSPLTESCLSPAEEEPDPCKDCQPLCPLPVGSWERQRQASDMASSGVVSLDEDEAEPEEQ
- the Fam131a gene encoding protein FAM131A isoform X3 is translated as MPMISVLGKMFLWQREGPGGRWTCQTSRRVSSDPAWAVEWIELPRGISLSSLGSARTLRGWSRSSRPSSVDSQDLPEVNVGDTIAMLPKSRRALTIQEIAALARSSLHGISQVVKDHVTKPTAMAQGRVAHLIEWKGWSKPSDSPAALESAFSSYSDLSEGEQEARFAAGVAEQFAIAEAKLRAWSSVDGDDSTDDSYDEDFAGGTDTDMAGQLPLGPHFQDLFTGRRFSRPVRQGSVEPESDCSQTVSPDTLCSSLCSLEDGLLGSPARLTSQLLGDELLLAKLPPSRESAFHSLGPLEAQDSLYNSPLTESCLSPAEEEPDPCKDCQPLCPLPVGSWERQRQASDMASSGVVSLDEDEAEPEEQ
- the Fam131a gene encoding protein FAM131A isoform X2, producing MLPKSRRALTIQEIAALARSSLHGISQVVKDHVTKPTAMAQGRVAHLIEWKGWSKPSDSPAALESAFSSYSDLSEGEQEARFAAGVAEQFAIAEAKLRAWSSVDGDDSTDDSYDEDFAGGTDTDMAGQLPLGPHFQDLFTGRRFSRPVRQGSVEPESDCSQTVSPDTLCSSLCSLEDGLLGSPARLTSQLLGDELLLAKLPPSRESAFHSLGPLEAQDSLYNSPLTESCLSPAEEEPDPCKDCQPLCPLPVGSWERQRQASDMASSGVVSLDEDEAEPEEQ